The following nucleotide sequence is from Sphingomonas panacisoli.
TTATCTGATGCCGCCGCTGTCGACGCTGGAGTTGCTGTCGGCGCTGATCGGCGGGGCGATGACCCGCGCATTCATCGTCGGATTCATCGTCTGGGTGGCGATGGCGCTGTACGGACTCGGCGTGTGGCCGCAGCATCTATGGGCGGTCGCGTGGTTCGGGTTCCTGGGCGCGATGTTCCTGTCGCTGCTCGGCGTCCTGACGTCGATCTGGGCAGAGAAGTTCGATCACGCCGCGGCGGTCAGCAATTTCGTGATCATCCCGCTCGGGCTGCTGTCCGGTACCTTCTATTCGGTCACCAACCTGGCGCCGGCATTCCGCGTGATCAGTCACTTCAACCCATTCTTCTACATCATCTCGGGCTTCCGCTACGGATTCCTCGGCGGAGCGGACTCGCCGATCCTGGTGGGCAGCGTCGCCGTGTTCGGGCTCGACGTCGCGCTGGCGCTGGTCTGCTACTGGCTGCTCGACAAGGGCTGGAAGATCAAGAGCTAGGGCCGGACGGGTCCTAACTGAACGGCGGCTGCAAACCGCGTTCAGCCCCGCCCCATATCGCCGTCGCTACAACGATCCCGTCACCGACGTTCGGTGCAAGGAGGTTGTAATGCGTAAGGTTCTCGTTTCGATCGCCGCGCTTGGGGCGGCATTGTCGGCCGCGCCGTCGATGGCGCAGTCCTACGGTTATCCGGGCGGCGGCTATGGCCAGCCGGGCAACGGCTACAATAACGGCTATGCGGTGCCGAGCCCATGGCAGGTGCGCGAGATGGTCGAGCGCGCGATCCAGCGTGGCGAAGTGTCGCGCGGCGAAGCTCGCGACTTGCGCGACGATGTCCGCGACCTGTTCCGGTTGCAGCAGCGCAACCGCTACGGCAACGACTGGCGGGCGCAGCGCGAATTGCAGCGCAAGACGATGGACGTCCTGCGCGAATTGCGCGACGCACGCGGCGATCGTGACGGCCGCTGGGGCGACCGCGACCGCGGCGACGACTACCGTTATCGGTAAGCGATGATCGGACGGCGGGCAGCGATGCCCGCCGTTTCTTTCAGGTCAGGCTGTCGGCGACCTCGCGCAAGGCGCCGGCCGGATCGTCGGCGATGACGTCGCCATGCGACGGCACGATCCGCTTGAGGTTGGGGATGTCCGCCCAGCCGCGCAACTGTGCCGCGAGCGCCGCCTTGTCCTCGATCATCATGTGCCGGATCAGCCGCGGTACTTCCGGACCGGACGCACCGAATCCCATCAGCCGAGTCATGATCCACGCGCCGACGCCGTGCGGATGCTGGACGTTGCCGATCACGTCGTTGACGATCAGCGTCGTGCCGCCCGATCGGCGGACGATGGCGGCGAATTCGTCTTCCTTCGCACCCGCGACGAGCACCAGATCGATCTCGGAATCGTCGAGCGCGTCGCCGGTGCCATCGACCGGCGCGGCCTCGCTCACCATCTCCTTCGCGCTCGGCGGCGCGAGCGCCTTGATATCCGGATAGCGCGCCTTCCACGCCGGCGCGTCGAGGCGGTGCTGCTGGTTGGGGACGATCAGGAAGGTCGGCTGACCCAGCGCTTCGATCCGTTGCATCTGCGGTTCGTCGAGCGGGATCGCGCTCCAGATCGCGGTGCCGCCCCCCTTCAGGCGGATCACGGTCATCCGCCGGGGAAAATTGCCCAGCGGCATCGGGATGTCGCCGGTCACCGTCAGCAGGCCGTCGTCGAGTTGTTCCAGCTCGCCGTGCGGCAGGACGGTCCATTCCTGGTTGAGCTTTGCCATGCGGTAAAAACCGATACGCAGCCGATTCGATCCCGGTGTTGACGCTCTCCGGCACGGTCCAGTAAATGCGCGCTCCGGGCGGCCTGTCGGGTCGCCCTTTCTCGTTTGAAGGAGCCAGCCCCGTGACCATCACCCCGCTCATGCCCGTTTACCCGCGGTGTGGCGTGCGGCCGGTGCGAGGCGAGGGCTGCTACCTGATCGGCGAGCGCGGCGAGCGCTATCTCGATTTCGCGGCGGGGATCGCGGTCAACGCGCTGGGGCATGGCCATCCCAAGCTGGTCAAGGCGATCGCCGACCAGGCCGCGACCTTGATGCACGTGTCCAACCTGTACGGCAGTCCGCAGGGCGAGAGCCTGGCGCAGCGCATTGTCGACATGAGCTTCGCCGACACGGTGTTCTTCACCAATTCTGGCGTCGAGGCGATCGAGTGCGCGATCAAGACCGCGCGACGCTATCACGACGTCAACGGCAATCCGGAGCGCTATAAGCTCATCACCTTCAAGAACGCGTTCCACGGGCGCTCGCTCGGCGCGATCTCGGCCACCGACCAGCCCAAGATGCGCGACGGGTTCGAGCCGCTCTTGCCGGGCTTCGATTACGCCAAGTTCAACGATCTCGACGGTGCGCTGGCGCTGATCGACGACGAGACCGCGGGCTTCATGGTCGAGACGGTGCAGGGCGAGGGCGGGATGACCGCGGGCACGCCCGAGTTCATCAAGGGCCTGCGCAAGGCATGCGATGAACGCGGCCTGCTGCTGATCCTCGACGAAATCCAGTGCGGGTACGGTCGCACCGGCAAGATGTGGGCCTACGAGCATTACGGCATCACCCCCGACATCATGACTGTGGCCAAGGGCATCGGCGGCGGCTTCCCGCTCGGGGCGTGCCTCGCGACCGAGGAAGCGGCCAAGGGCATGGTGATCGGCACGCACGGATCGACCTATGGCGGCAACCCGCTCGCGATGGCGGCGGGCGAGGCGGTGCTCGACGTGATGCAGGAGCCGGGCTTCCTGGAGCATGTGACCAAGATGGGCGACCGGTTACGTGCGGCGTTCGAGCAGTTGATCCCGAACCACGATCACCTGTTCGAGGAAATCCGCGGCAAGGGGCTGATGCTCGGGATCAAGATGAAGGAGCCGGCGGTGAGCCGCGACTTCGTGGCGCATCTGCGCGACAATCACGGGCTCCTGACGGTGGCCGCGGGCGAGAACGTATTCCGCGTCCTGCCGCCGCTGATCATCGAGGAAGAGCACATCGCCGAGTGCATCGAGCGACTGAGCGAAGGCGCCAGGAGTTTCGCGGGACCGAGCGATGATTAAATCCTCCCCGTTCACGGGGAGGTGGCGCGCGCAGCGCGACGGAGGGGGCTATCCTCCCATGCAACGCTTGCGGCCCGCCCCCTCCACCAGCCTACGGCTGGTCCCCCTCCCCGTAAACGGGGAGGAATGAGCATGCGGCACTTCCTCAACCTCTCCGACGCCGGCCCCGACGGGATCGCGGCGATCCTGGCCGATGCGCTCGACCGCAAGGCGGCGCGGGCGGGGTGGCCCAAGGGCAAGCCTGACGCCGACGCGCCGCTCGCGGGCCGCGTGCTGGCCATGATTTTCGAGAAGAACTCGACCCGCACGCGGGTGAGCTTCGACATGGCGATCCGCCAGCTCGGCGGCACCAGCATCGTGATGGACGCCGGCCAGATGCAGCTCGGCCGCGGCGAAAGTGTCGCCGACACCGCGCGCGTGCTGTCGGGGTTCGTCGACGCGATCATGATCCGCACCGACGACCACGCCAAGGTCGTCGAGATGGCGGAGTATGCGTCGGTGCCGGTGATCAACGGCCTGACCGATTACTCGCACCCGTGCCAGATCGTCGCCGACCTGCAGGCGATCATCGAGAGCGGGCGGTCGCTGCCGGGGCTCAAGGTCGCGTGGCTCGGCGACGGCAACAATGTCTTGGCGTCGTTCATGGAAGCCGCCGGGCTGATGCAGTTCGACGTCGTCGCAGCGTGCCCGCAGGGCTTCATGCCGCCGGACGAGGACGTCGCGCTGGGCCAGGGGCGCGCGAAGGTGGTCGGCACCGCGAAGGAAGCGGTCGAAGGCGCCGATATCGTCGTCACCGACACCTGGATCTCGATGGGCCAGGACCATGCCGACACCAAGCTGGCGGCGATGATGTCGTTCCAGGTCGATGCCGCGCTGATGGCGGCGGCCAAACCCGACGCGAAGTTCCTCCACTGCCTCCCCGCGCATCGCGGCGAAGAGGTAACGGCCGAGGTGATCGACGGACCGCAGTCGCTGATCTGGCCCGAGGCGGAAAACCGGTTGCACGCGCAAAAGGCTATCCTGCGCTGGTGCTTCGGGCAGATCGGTTGATCGGGGCGGAACCGCTACCCACATTCGTCATCCCAGCAAACGCTGGGATCTCAGGCAACCCATTCAGCGCTTGCCGCACAAGACCCCAGCTTTCGCTGGGGTGACGGAGTTATTGAGTGACCGACCAGATTACCGACATCGACGAAGCGCTGGGCTTCACGCTTCCCGCCCGCCATGCGCGCGGGCGGCTGGTGCGGCTGGGGCCGGTGCTCGACGAAATCCTCGAAGCGCACGCCTATCCGCCGGCGATCGAGGCGTTGCTCGCCGAGGCATTGACGCTGACCGCGCTGATCGGATCGACGCTCAAGGATCCGACGGGGCAATTGACGCTCCAGGCGCAGACGCAATCGGGCGTCGTGACGTTGCTCGTCTGCGACTATCGCGGCGGCGAGTTGCGCGGGTACGTCCAGTACGACGCCGACAAGCTGGCCGAGGCGCCCGCCGAGCCGAGCCTGTTCGCGCTGTTCGGCGAAGGATATCTCGCGATCACCTTCGACCTTGCGCAGACCAAGGAGCGCTATCAGGGCATCGTCCCGCTCGACGGCGAGACGATGGCGCAGGCGGCGGAGAGCTATTTCGTCCAGTCGGAACAGATTCCGACATTGATCAACTTCGGCGTCAAGCGCGGCGCGGACGGACGCCATGTCGCGGGTGGGCTGTTCCTCCAGCATCTGCCCGAGGGCGAGGATGGGCGCGAGCGGCTGCACACGCGGCTCGACCATCCCGAATGGGAGCATGTGTCGATCCTCGGCCGGACGATGGGCGCGGACGAACTGGCCGACCCCGATCTGCCGCTGGAAACGCTGATCTGGCGGCTGTTCAACGAGGAGGACGAGGTCCGCGTGCTCGCGCGTACGCACCTCGCCAAGGGATGCCGCTGCGATGCCGACTACATCGCCAGCGTGCTCGCCAAGTTCACGCCGGAAGACCGCGCCGACATGGCGGACGCCGACGGGATGATCCAGGTCGGTTGTGCCTTTTGTGCCAAATCGTTCCCGGTCCCGGCGATCGCGGCGGTTTGAGTAACGCCGCGAGCATGCCACAATCTTCTGCGAAGGAGGGCGCATGACAGGGGGGGACACGATTCGCCGCCGCGGCATTGATCGCGGCCATGGCTGGCGCTGCGGCGGCCGCGGGGCCGCTCGGCGCGCTCGCCGGGATCGAGCGCGGCCGCTGGCAGTTCAAGGAAATCGGCAGCGCGATGGGTCGGGCGGTCTGCGTCGGCGATCCGGGGCAGCTGATCCAGTTCAACCATCCCGGCGTCGCGTGCGCGCACTTCACGATCGTCGATGCCGCCGACCGCGTCACGGTGCAGTATAATTGCGGGCCGAAAGGCTATGGCAAGACGACGGTGACGATGACTCAGCCAGGCCAGATCCGCCTCGATACGCAAGGCATCACGCCCGACGGCCGGCCGTTCGACACCAGCTACGAAGGTCAGTTCGCCGGTGCCTGCGGTGGGCCGTCGCCCCGTTAAGCCGGCGTTTAGGGATCGGCGCGCATAAGGAGGCGTGCCTTTTTCGAGCACGCTTTCTCCCTAGTTGACGCATGGAAGCGTCCAAACTGGGCCGCCTTTGCAAAAAGGTGGCCCGTTGTTTTGGGCGGGTTGCGGCGCGGGGACGAAGCGCTTAGCTCGCGTCACGACCATGAACTCCACATCGCCCCTGGCGGTCGCCCTGGTATCCGGCGGCCTCGATTCGATGGTTGCCGCGGCGATGATGCGCGCGGACGG
It contains:
- a CDS encoding ABC transporter permease, whose translation is MPAPGVPVIRSVNWGGLRTLYVKEVRRFFKVHLQTIWAPAITTLLFLVVFTVATGAKRPVLIGDMSVPFGDFIAPGLIISQGMMGPAFANSSFSLLVGKIQGTIVDYLMPPLSTLELLSALIGGAMTRAFIVGFIVWVAMALYGLGVWPQHLWAVAWFGFLGAMFLSLLGVLTSIWAEKFDHAAAVSNFVIIPLGLLSGTFYSVTNLAPAFRVISHFNPFFYIISGFRYGFLGGADSPILVGSVAVFGLDVALALVCYWLLDKGWKIKS
- a CDS encoding aspartate aminotransferase family protein, whose translation is MTITPLMPVYPRCGVRPVRGEGCYLIGERGERYLDFAAGIAVNALGHGHPKLVKAIADQAATLMHVSNLYGSPQGESLAQRIVDMSFADTVFFTNSGVEAIECAIKTARRYHDVNGNPERYKLITFKNAFHGRSLGAISATDQPKMRDGFEPLLPGFDYAKFNDLDGALALIDDETAGFMVETVQGEGGMTAGTPEFIKGLRKACDERGLLLILDEIQCGYGRTGKMWAYEHYGITPDIMTVAKGIGGGFPLGACLATEEAAKGMVIGTHGSTYGGNPLAMAAGEAVLDVMQEPGFLEHVTKMGDRLRAAFEQLIPNHDHLFEEIRGKGLMLGIKMKEPAVSRDFVAHLRDNHGLLTVAAGENVFRVLPPLIIEEEHIAECIERLSEGARSFAGPSDD
- the argF gene encoding ornithine carbamoyltransferase; its protein translation is MRHFLNLSDAGPDGIAAILADALDRKAARAGWPKGKPDADAPLAGRVLAMIFEKNSTRTRVSFDMAIRQLGGTSIVMDAGQMQLGRGESVADTARVLSGFVDAIMIRTDDHAKVVEMAEYASVPVINGLTDYSHPCQIVADLQAIIESGRSLPGLKVAWLGDGNNVLASFMEAAGLMQFDVVAACPQGFMPPDEDVALGQGRAKVVGTAKEAVEGADIVVTDTWISMGQDHADTKLAAMMSFQVDAALMAAAKPDAKFLHCLPAHRGEEVTAEVIDGPQSLIWPEAENRLHAQKAILRWCFGQIG
- a CDS encoding Hsp33 family molecular chaperone HslO, yielding MTDQITDIDEALGFTLPARHARGRLVRLGPVLDEILEAHAYPPAIEALLAEALTLTALIGSTLKDPTGQLTLQAQTQSGVVTLLVCDYRGGELRGYVQYDADKLAEAPAEPSLFALFGEGYLAITFDLAQTKERYQGIVPLDGETMAQAAESYFVQSEQIPTLINFGVKRGADGRHVAGGLFLQHLPEGEDGRERLHTRLDHPEWEHVSILGRTMGADELADPDLPLETLIWRLFNEEDEVRVLARTHLAKGCRCDADYIASVLAKFTPEDRADMADADGMIQVGCAFCAKSFPVPAIAAV